A genomic segment from Sciurus carolinensis chromosome 1, mSciCar1.2, whole genome shotgun sequence encodes:
- the Icmt gene encoding protein-S-isoprenylcysteine O-methyltransferase — protein MCKTRGRRAAPGSALPGPASAAQCAGAAGGFPRLLSAPLPARPPPAGPPPCPRADCAARAPPGSKARLSLATFLLGASVLALPLLTRAGLQGRTGLALYVAGLNALLLLLYRPPRYQIAIRACFLGFVFGCGVLLSFSQSSWNHFGWYVCSLSLFHYSEYLVTAVNNPKSLSLDSFLLNHSLEYTVAALSSWIEFTLENIFWPELKQITWLSATGLLMVVFGECLRKAAMFTAGSNFNHVVQNEKSDTHTLVTSGVYAWFRHPSYVGWFYWSIGTQVMLCNPICGVVYALTVWRFFRDRTEEEEISLIHFFGEEYLEYKKRVPTGLPFIKGVKVEL, from the exons ATGTGCAA AACTCGCGGCAGGCGCGCAGCTCCGGGCAGTGCCCTTCCCGGGCCGGCGTCGGCGGCGCAGTGCGCAGGCGCGGCCGGCGGGTTTCCCCGGCTACTGTCGGCGCCGCTGCCCGCTCGACCGCCGCCGGCTGGTCCGCCGCCCTGCCCCAGGGCGGACTGCGCAGCGCGGGCTCCGCCGGGCTCCAAGGCGCGCCTCAGCCTCGCCACCTTCCTGCTGGGCGCCTCGGTGCTCGCGCTGCCGCTGCTCACGCGCGCCGGCCTGCAGGGCCGCACCGGGCTGGCGCTCTACGTGGCCGGGCTCAacgcgctgctgctgctgctttacCGGCCGCCGCGGTACCAG ATAGCCATCCGAGCTTGTTTCCTTGGCTTTGTGTTTGGCTGCGGTGTGCTGCTAAGTTTTAGCCAGTCTTCCTGGAATCACTTTGGCTG gtacgTGTGCTCGCTGTCATTATTCCACTATTCTGAATACTTAGTGACAGCTGTCAATAATCCCAAAAGTCTGTCGTTGGATTCCTTTCTCCTGAATCACAGTCTGGAGTACACAGTGGCTGCTCTTTCTTCTTGGATAGAGTTCACACTTGAAAATATCTTTTGGCCAG AACTGAAGCAGATCACCTGGCTCAGTGCCACGGGGCTGCTGATGGTGGTCTTTGGAGAATGCCTGAGGAAAGCTGCCATGTTTACAGCTGGCTCCAACTTCAACCACGTGGTGCAGAACGAGAAGTCAGATACCCATACTCTGGTGACAAGTGGCGTGTATGCTTGGTTCCGGCACCCTTCCTATGTGGGATGGTTTTATTGGAGTATTGGAACCCAG GTGATGCTGTGTAACCCCATCTGTGGTGTTGTCTACGCCCTGACAGTGTGGCGATTCTTCCGTGATcgaacagaggaagaagaaatatcCCTGATTCACTTCTTTGGAGAGGAGTACCTGGAGTATAAGAAGAGGGTGCCTACAGGTCTGCCTTTCATAAAGGGAGTCAAGGTGGAGCTATGA
- the Hes3 gene encoding transcription factor HES-3 translates to MEKKRRARINVSLEQLKSLLEKHYSHQIRKRKLEKADILELSVKYMKSLQNSLQGLWPVASGAEYPTSFRGCLPGVSQLLRRGEEGGLRCPLVRELAGGSTTDSTSSGPEAPALGGPSGPAVWAPAPTASGRRSPPPRLLFPGGVPSPSTSVSAPLPASCRRAENPGPGLRVWRPW, encoded by the exons ATGGAGAAGAAGCGCCGTGCACGCATCAACGTGTCCTTAGAGCAGCTCAAGTCGTTGCTGGAGAAACACTACTCGCACCAG ATCCGGAAACGCAAGCTGGAAAAGGCCGACATTCTGGAGTTGAGCGTCAAGTACATGAAAAGCCTTCAGAACTCCTTGCAAG GGCTCTGGCCGGTAGCCAGCGGAGCCGAGTACCCGACGAGCTTCCGGGGCTGCCTACCCGGTGTGAGCCAACTCCTACGGCGCGGAGAGGAGGGCGGCCTGCGCTGCCCCCTGGTGCGGGAGCTCGCAGGTGGCAGCACCACGGACAGCACCAGCTCTGGCCCGGAGGCGCCCGCTCTGGGCGGCCCCAGTGGTCCTGCTGTCTGGGCTCCTGCTCCGACTGCCAGCGGCCGGCGGTCCCCACCACCCAGGCTCCTCTTCCCCGGCGGTGTCCCTAGCCCCTCCACCAGCGTCTCAGCGCCTCTGCCAGCGTCGTGCCGCCGGGCCGAGAACCCGGGGCCTGGGCTGCGCGTGTGGCGGCCCTGGTGA
- the Gpr153 gene encoding probable G-protein coupled receptor 153: MSDERRLPGSAVGWLACGGLSLLANAWGILSVGAKQKKWKPLEFLLCTLAATHMLNVAVPITTYAVVQLRRQRPDYEWNEGLCKVFVSTFYTLTLATCFSVTSLSYHRMWMVRWPVNYRLSNAKKQAVHTVMGIWMVSFILSALPAVGWHDTRERFYTHGCRFIVAEIGLGFGVCFLLLVGGSVAMGVVCTAIALFQTLAVQGGRQAACRTFTVPTIVVEDAQGKRRSSIDGSEPAKTSLQITGLVATIVVIYDCLMGVPVLVVSFSSLRADASAPWMALCVLWCSVAQALLLPVFLWACDRYRADLKAVWEKCMALVANDADSDDESSLEGSIPPDLVLERPLDYSCGGDSVDLDRMAYELSALEEGLPQLYPLRPLQEDKMQYLQVPPTRRFSHDDSDVWAAVPLPSFLPRWGSGEDLAALAHLVLPSGPDRRRGSLLAFTEDAPPFRPRRRSAESLLSLRPPALDCSLRHTHDSSPSSPRRRTGPGARSASASLLPEAFALTDFEHEPQALCRPPAPARPFPTLRSELGEAPTPPGGARRSPGPRRAARAHTGHLQTSLSVSWGEPGGLHVVVGGGGGSTSSFLSSPSESSGYITLHSESLGSAS, encoded by the exons ATGAGTGATGAGCGGCGACTGCCTGGCAGTGCGGTAGGCTGGTTGGCATGTGGAGGCCTCTCCCTGCTGGCCAACGCCTGGGGCATCCTCAGTGTGGGTGCCAAGCAGAAGAAGTGGAAGCCCCTGGAGTTCCTGCTGTGCACTCTCGCAGCCACCCACATGCTCAACGTGGCCGTGCCCATCACCACCTACGCCGTGGTGCAGCTGCGACGGCAGCGCCCCGACTACGAGTGGAACGAGGGCCTCTGCAAGGTCTTCGTGTCCACCTTCTACACCCTCACCCTGGCCACCTGCTTCTCCGTCACCTCCCTCTCCTATCACCGCATGTGGATGGTCCGCTGGCCTGTCAACTACCG GTTGAGCAATGCCAAGAAGCAGGCAGTGCACACCGTCATGGGCATCTGGATGGTGTCCTTCATCCTGTCAGCTCTGCCCGCTGTCGGCTGGCACGACACCAGGGAACGCTTCTATACCCACGGCTGCCGCTTCATCGTGGCCGAGATTGGCCTGGGCTTCGGCGTCTGCTTCTTGCTGCTGGTGGGCGGCAGTGTGGCCATGGGGGTGGTCTGCACGGCCATCGCCCTTTTCCAGACGCTGGCCGTGCAGGGGGGGCGCCAGGCTGCCTGCCGCACCTTCACTGTGCCCACCATCGTAGTGGAGGATGCCCAAGGCAAGCGCCGCTCTTCCATCGATGGCTCGGAGCCAGCCAAAACCTCGCTGCAGATCACGGGCCTGGTGGCCACCATCGTAGTCATCTATGACTGCCTCATGGGCGTCCCCGTACTG GTGGTGAGCTTCAGCAGCCTGCGGGCTGACGCCTCGGCACCCTGGATGGCGCTCTGTGTGCTGTGGTGCTCTGTGgcccaggccctgctgctgcCTGTCTTCCTCTGGGCCTGTGACCGCTACCGGGCAGACCTCAAGGCCGTCTGGGAGAAGTGCATGGCCCTCGTGGCCAATGACGCAGACTCAGATGATG AGAGCAGCCTGGAAGGCAGCATCCCTCCAGACCTGGTGTTGGAGCGCCCCCTTGACTACAGCTGTGGAGGTGACTCTGTGGACCTGGACAGGATGGCCTATGAGCTCTCTGCTCTGGAGGAGGGTCTGCCCCAGCTCTACCCACTGCGGCCCTTGCAGGAAGACAAGATGCAGTACCTCCAG GTCCCACCCACACGGCGCTTCTCCCATGACGACTCCGATGTGTGGGCTGCCGTCCCCCTGCCCTCCTTCCTGCCACGCTGGGGCTCCGGCGAGGACCTGGCCGCCCTGGCACACCTGGTGCTGCCCTCGGGGCCCGACCGGCGCCGCGGCAGCTTGCTGGCCTTCACTGAGGACGCGCCCCCGTTCCGCCCTCGCCGCCGCTCGGCTGAGAGCTTGCTGTCGCTGCGCCCCCCGGCCCTGGACTGCAGCCTGCGCCACACCCACGACTCGTCCCCCAGCAGCCCTCGCCGCCGGACTGGGCCTGGTGCCCGCTCCGCCTCGGCCTCACTGTTGCCCGAGGCCTTCGCCCTGACCGACTTCGAGCATGAGCCGCAGGCCCTGTGCCGCCCACCGGCCCCGGCCCGGCCCTTCCCCACTTTGCGCTCAGAGTTGGGTGAAGCCCCAACGCCCCCTGGCGGCGCGCGGAGGAGCCCAGGGCCGCGCCGGGCTGCACGTGCGCACACCGGGCACCTGCAGACCAGCCTGAGTGTGTCTTGGGGCGAGCCCGGCGGCCTGCACGTGGTGGTTGGCGGCGGCGGTGGCAGTACCAGCAGCTTCCTGAGTTCGCCCTCTGAGTCCTCGGGCTACATCACACTGCACTCGGAGTCGCTGGGCTCAGCATCCTAG